Proteins encoded in a region of the Triplophysa dalaica isolate WHDGS20190420 chromosome 10, ASM1584641v1, whole genome shotgun sequence genome:
- the LOC130430656 gene encoding NACHT, LRR and PYD domains-containing protein 3-like, protein MCLLQMSEVSVDVKADTSSTVNAPVLTGNTITGDVTIICGSNTADHQNSTEKLTQEQETLGLKEFLRSHKIYMKENSKHIFEGMKEKEADLNEIYTDVFITEGDMQEVNSEREILKIDDAFKNTTKTSQDKHIKCNEIFHSLRNKKKIILTKGVAGIGKTVSVQKFILDWAEGTANQDVDAMFLFPFREMNQIKHKHISFHQFLLEFYPEIKTNVIKLTEKYNVAFIFDGLDESRLSLNFESRKLSVEERSSVDEMIINLIRGDLLPSSLIWITSRPAAANQIPSKFVGLFTEVRGFTDQQKEEYFRKRIKDKSQADEMIKHIKRSRSLYIMCHIPVFCWITASVLHDILIQNNEENIDTTLTEMYIHYLLIQMNMKNQKYDEKNEEDFKKLLKSNKTTILKLAKLAFEQLKKENIIFYEEDLKECDIDVSEDSEFTGMIAEIFKKESVLHKTKVFSFIHLSVQEFLAALHVFICYMNNNRKDLEFFNTPEKSNSIKTLVITLVRKISLHDILKKAIDKAMKSERGHLDLFLRFLMGLSLESNQKLLKGLLTRTEDTRDSIRKTTQYIQQLQDKKISDEASVNLFYCLLELKDQSLYERIQKYLHPDDSDSVIELSDSMCTLMIYVLLMSENVLDEFNMNRYKTRDKKRLVPAVRCCRRALFVGCDLTAESCEVVSSALQSSECPLRELDLSNNDLKDSGVKLISDALKTHNCQLHTLRLSGCMVTDEGCCSVASALSSQSSHLRELDLSYNHPQHTTLQLLSDTLNDPNYTINVSHGGERRITAGLHKYVCDLTLDLNTTHTGLKVSEENRKITCLFEHQSYPDHPDRFDACPQVLCRESLTERCYWETEWSGSHVYISVSHKSINRKGESDESRFGQNVKSWCLECSDDTFTAWHNTNDTHISVSPGVCKRAGVYVDQPAGTLSFYSVSDTHTLTHLHTYYTTFTEPLCAGFYVSYNSSVCLCDINSLYRASC, encoded by the exons ATGTGTCTGCTGCAGATGAGTGAAGTCAGTGTTGATGTGAAGGCGGACACAAGTTCAACTGTAAATGCTCCTGTGCTCACTGGAAACACTATCACAGGAGACGTGACCATCATCTGCGGCTCAAACACTGCAg ATCATCAAAACTCCACAGAGAAGCTCACACAAGAACAAG AGACTTTAGGACTGAAAGAGTTTTTGAGAAGTCATAAGATCTACATGAAGGAgaattcaaaacatatttttgaggGTATGAAGGAAAAAGAAGCCGATCTGAATGAGATTTACACAGATGTGTTCATCACAGAGGGAGATATGCAAGAAGTCAACAGTGAACGCGAGATTCTGAAGATTGATGATGCCTTCAAAAACACAACCAAGACATCACAggacaaacacatcaaatgcaATGAGATATTTCACTCACTGAGAAACAAGAAGAAGATTATTCTTACCAAAGGTGTCGCTGGAATTGgtaaaacagtctctgtgcagaagtttATTCTGGATTGGGCAGAGGGAACAGCCAATCAGGACGTAGACGCCATGTTTCTGTTTCCATTCAGAGAGATGAACCagattaaacacaaacacatcagttTTCATCAGTTTCTGCTGGAATTTTatcctgaaataaaaacaaatgtaataaagtTAACAGAGAAATATAATGTGGCGTTTATCTTTGATGGACTCGATGAGAGCCGCTTGAGTTTGAATTTTGAATCCAGAAAACTGAGTGTTGAGGAAAGATCATCTGTAGATGAAATGATTATAAATTTGATCagaggagatctgcttccatcatctctcatctggatcacatcaagaccagcagcagccaatcagattccttCTAAGTTTGTAGGTTTGTTCACTGAGGTGAGAGGATTCACAGACCAGCAGAAAGAGGAATACTTCAGAAAGAGAATCAAAGATAAGAGTCAAGCTGATGAAATGATCAAACACATCAAGAGATCTCGTAGTctctacatcatgtgtcacatccccGTCTTCTGTTGGATCACAGCTTCAGTACTTCATGATATTCTCATCCAGAACAATGAAGAAAACATTGACACAACGCTCACTGAGATGTACATTCACTATCTGCTGATTCAGATGAACATGAAGAACCAGAAGTATGATGAGAAAAATGAAGAAGACTTTAAAAAGCTCTTAAAATCCAATAAAACCACCATTCTGAAGCTTGCCAAGCTGGCGTTTGagcagctgaagaaagaaaacatcatcTTCTATGAGGAAGATCTTAAAGAGTGTGATATTGATGTGAGTGAAGATTCAGAGTTCACAGGAATGATCGCTGAGATCTTTAAGAAAGAATCTGTTCTTCACAAGACAAAAGTCTTCAGCTTTATTCATCTTAGCGTTCAAGAGTTTCTGGCTGCGCTGCACGTCTTCATCTGCTACATGAACAACAACAGGAAGGACCTTGAGTTTTTCAACACACCTGAGAAGAGCAATTCCATAAAAACACTTGTCATCACACTTGTCAGAAAGATTTCTCTTCATGACATTCTGAAGAAGGCCATCGATAAAGCCATGAAGAGTGAGAGAggacatctggatctgtttTTACGCTTTCTGATGGGACTTTCACTGGAGTCTAATCAGAAGCTTCTCAAAGGTCTGCTCACACGCACTGAAGACACCAGAGACAGCATCAGAAAAACAACTCAATACATTCAACAATTACAGGACAAGAAGATCTCAGATGAAGCTTCAGTGAACctgttttactgtttactggAACTGAAGGATCAGTCATTATACGAGAGAATCCAGAAATACTTACATCCAGATGATTCAGATTCAGTCATAGAGCTCTCAGATTCAATGTGTACACTGATGATCTATGTGCTGCTCATGTCAGAGAACGTGCTGGATGAGTTCAACATGAACAGATATAAGACACGGGATAAGAAGAGACTCGTTCCAGCTGTGAGATGTTGTAGACGAGCGCT ATTTGTTGGGTGTGATCTGACTGCTGAGTCCTGTGAAGTTGTGTCTTCAGCTCTTCAGTCCTCTGAGTGtcctctgagagagctggacctgagtaacaatgatctgaaggattcaggagtgaagctgatctctgatgctctcaagactcacaactgtcaactacacacactgag gttgtcaggttgtatggtgacagatgaaggttgttgtTCTGtggcttcagctctgagttCACAGTCGTCACACCTGAGAGAGCTGGATCTGAGCTACAATCacccacaacacacaacacttcAGCTGCTCTCTGACACACTCAATGATCCAAACTACACAATCAA tgtgagtcatggaggagagagaagaaTTACAGCAGGACTACACAAGT atgtctgtgatctcacactggatctaaacacaacacacactggaCTCAAAGTGTCTGAAGAGAACAGAAAGATCACATGTCTGTTTGAGCATCAGtcgtatcctgatcatccagacagatttgatgCGTGTCctcaggtgttgtgtagagagagtctgactgaacgctgttactgggagacTGAATGGAGCGGATCACATGTTTACATATCAGTGTCACATAAAAGCATCAACAGGAAAGGAGAGAGTGATGAGAGTCGGTTTGGACAGAATGTAAAATCATGGTGTCTGGAGTGCTCTGATGACACATTCACTGCATGGCACAATACTAATGATACACACATTAGTGTCTCTCcaggtgtgtgtaagagagcAGGTGTGTATGTGGACCAGCCGGCCGGCactctgtccttctacagcgtctctgacacacacacactcacacacttacacacatactACACAACATTCACTGAGCCTCTCTGTGCTGGATTTTATGTGAGTTATAACtcatcagtgtgtctgtgtgacatAAACAGCCTCTATAGAGCCTCCTGTTAA